A stretch of DNA from Limnohabitans sp. MORI2:
GTGAGCGTGGTGCCTGCAACGTCCAAGATAAGAGGGGCGTGGTGGGACATATCGTGTGTATTTCAGTTCTTTGTTTCAACCACCACGTAGCTGGTGGCATAGTCGCTTTCATCGCTCACGCTCACATGGGCGGTGAGGCCTTTGGCTTCAAACCATTCTTTGAGCACGCCGTGCAGCACGAGGGTGGGCTGGCCGCTGGGCAGCTTGGCCACTTCGCACAAGCGCCAGGTCATCGGCATGCGCATGCCCATGCCAATGGCTTTGCTGAACGCCTCTTTGGCCGAAAAGCGTGTGGCCACATAGCGCACACCGCGCTCGGGCCAGCGCTCGCTGCGGGCGCGATAGGTTTGCATTTCGGCATCACTCAGCACTTTTTGCGCAAAGCGTTCGCCGTGCTTTTCCAAAGACGCACGAATGCGGCGAATGTCGCAAATGTCTGTGCCGATGCCGTAAATCATGCAGGCATGCACGCGTTGTAGGCGCGAACAGTTTCTGTGTAGCCCATCTCCAGCGCATCGGCGATGAGGGCATGGCCAATCGACACCTCTTGCACACCGGGCACGGTGGTGAGGAAGGTGTGCAGGTTGTCGCGGTTCAAGTCGTGGCCGGCGTTGATGCCAAGGCCCACTGCCAAAGCCGCTTCGGCGGTGGCTTTGAAGGCAGCCAGCACCTCGGTTTGTTTGGGTGTGCCATAGGCCGAGGCATAGGTCTCGGTGTACAGCTCCACACGATCAGCGCCTACTGCTTTGGCGGCAGCCATCGCTTCTGGGATCGGATCCATAAAGAGACTCACGCGCGCACCCAAGGCTTTGGCTTCGGCAATCAGGGGCTTCAAGCGTTCGGCATCTTGCGGAAACGTCCAGCCGTGGTCGCTGGTGAACTGGCCTTCGCTATCGGGCACAAAGGTCACCTGATGGGGGCGTACTTGGCGCACAAAGTCCATGAGGTTGTGAAACGGGTTACCTTCAATGTTGAACTCGCGGTCAGGCCACGCTTTGAGCAAGGCCGCCAGATCATGCACATCGCCGGCGCGGATGTGGCGCTCATCAGGGCGCGGGTGCACGGTGATGCCCGCAGCGCCCGCCTCTAGGCACAGCGTGGCCGCACGCGTGACGCTGGGAATGCCCAAATGGCGCGTGTTACGCACCAAGGCCACTTTATTGAGGTTGACGGACAGCGCGGTGTGGGTGTGTTCAGACATGACGTGGTTCAAAGCGATTGCATGTCAATCATCATCTGGCGTGTGCGCAGTGTGTTGACCCCGCAATGGTAGTGCAGCAAGGCGCGTAGCTGACCCTGCAAGGCGTTGCGTTGCTCTGGGGGCATCTCGGCACACAAACGCAGCGTGGCGGTGAATGGTGCGTCTGTAGAGAGGCTGTCATGCAGCTGCAGCCACACGCTACCGGCTAGGCCTGTGCGGTCTTGCGCGTTGTGGGTGCGCAGGCCACCTTCGGCCACCAGCACATACAAGGCATCGGGCTGCAAAGGGCTGAGAGTAAGGGTTTGCGCATTGAGCTCGGGCAAAAAGCCAATGTCGCGCAACAGCAGCAGCTCAAAGGCACGCAGCGCAGGGGCAATCGTGCCCTCATGGCCAGAGGCCAGCACCTGCACCACTTGGCGGTACAGGTCGAACAAGCCAGGGTGCGGGTCGTCACGCGCCAGCAGGCGCAGCAGCAACTCGTTGATGTAGTAGCCCGACAGCAGCGCCTCACCCGTGGGCATGATGTGACCACCCACCCATTCAGCGCCCTTCAAAGTGCGAATTTCGGCATCGCCCGAATAGCTGACGTGCAGCGGCTGCAAAGGCAGCAACACGGGGCGAAAGTTAGAGGTAGGTTTTTTAGCGCCTTTGGCCACCAAGGCCACCCGACCAAAGTGGCGGGTGAAGGTTTCCAAAATCAGGCTGGACTCGCTCCAGTCGTAGCGGTGCACCACGAACGCAGGCTCGTCCTGAATGCGGGGAATGCCCCGCGACATCGTGAAGGTGCTGGACTTATTCGTAGCCAAAGCTACGCACCCGCGCTGCATCGTCGGCCCAACCCGAGCGCACTTTGACCCACAGCTCTAAAAACACCTTGGCATCGTAGATTTTTTCGAGCTCGGTGCGCGCTTCCATGCCCATGCGCTTCAAGCGCTCGCCCTTGTCACCAATGACCATGGCTTTGTGGCCTTCGCGCTCGACCACGATGGTGGCGGCAATACGCACCATGCGTTTGACGCCTTTGGTTTTGCCTTTTTCTTCTTCGAATTTGTCGATCACGACGGTCGATGTGTAGGGCAATTCGTCACCGGTGAGGCGGAACAATTTTTCGCGCACCATTTCAGCAGCCATGAACTTTTCGCTGCGGTCGGTCAGCTCGTCAGCGGCGTACATCCACGCTTGCTCGGGCAGGTATTTTTCGGCGATGCCCAAGAGGCGCTGCACGTCTTTGTCGTTCTTTGCCGACATGGGCACGATCTCAGCAAAGGGGTGACGGTCTTGCATGGATTGCAACCACTGCATGATCTCGTCACGGTTTTTCATCGAGTCGAGCTTGTTGGCAATCAAGATCGTGGGGATGCCTTTGGCCAACAAAGACAACACTTTCTCGTCAGCGGGCGTGAAGCTGCCCGCCTCGACCACCAAGAACACCACGTCCACATCGCCCACTGCCCCTTGCACGGCTTTGTTGAGCGACTTATTCAAGGCATTGCCGTGGATGGTTTGAAAACCGGGTGTGTCCACAAACACATATTGCGATGCACCTTGCGTATGCATGCCCGTGATGCGATGCCGCGTGGTTTGCGCTTTGCGTGAGGTGATGCTGATTTTTTGGCCGACCAAGGCATTGAGCAAGGTGGACTTGCCCACGTTAGGCTTGCCCACGATGGCAATCAGGCCGCAGCGCTGGTCCGCAGGTGCTACCACGGCTTGGCTAGCGACGACACGGTTGCCTTTGCTGGCAGCGAGCATGGCGTCGATGTCTTGCAGGGTTTGTGGTTTGTTGTCAGAGGAAGCCATTTATTTGAGTTCTTTAATCACTTGGAGCATGGCTGCTGCGGCGGCTTGCTCTCCGGCGCGGCGCGAGCCGCCAATGCCACGCTCGCAGCGGGCCAGTTCTGGAACTTCACATTCCACATCAAACGTTTGTTTGTGCGCGGCACCCAAAGTGCCCACCACTCGGTAAATGGGCAGCTTGAACTTGCGTGCTTGCAGCCATTCTTGCAATTCGGTTTTGGCGTCTTTGCCAACCGCTTGCATTTCAGGGTTGATTTCAACCTTGGCAAAAATGCGTTGAACCAACGCGTCAGCCGTGGCGTAACCCGCATCGAGGTACACCGCACCCAACACGGCCTCTAAGGCATCGGCCAAGATGGAGGGGCGCTTTTGGCCACCAGAGTTCATTTCGCCCTCGCCCAAGCGCAAGATGCCCGACAAGCCCAACTCGACAGCCAAGTGGTGCAAGGTATCTTGCTTGACCAAGTTGGCGCGCACGCGTGAGAGGTCGCCCTCGGGCAAGGTGTTCAACCGTTTGTAGAGCAAGTTGGCAATCGCCAAGTTGAGCACTGAGTCGCCCAAAAACTCCAAGCGTTCGTAGTGGTCAGCGCTGAAGCTGCGGTGCGTCAAGGCCTGCGTGAGCAACGCAGGGTTTTGAAACGTGTATTCCAAGCGGGCTTGGAGTGTCTCAATGATTTGTTGTTGAGACAGGCTCGGACGGACTGTGCGTGCGCGTGATGTCATTGAAATGCGCCGATGCGCGAGAGGCTGCCAAAGTTCATCCAGACAAAGAAGGCTTTGCCCACGATGTTTTTCTCTGGTACGAAGCCCCAGTAGCGCGAGTCGAGTGAGTTATCGCGGTTGTCGCCCATCATGAAGTAGTGACCTTCTGGCACTGTGCAGGTCACACCCTCGACGGTGTAGCGACAGTTGTCTTTGAACACAAAGTCATCAGCACCTGGAATGAATGCAGGGCGATCTTTGTCGTTCAACACGTTATGCGTACGCATGCCAGTCATCTCAGTTGGCTTGCTGCCCAGAGGCAACTTTTCTTCAAACTGGGTGATGTAACGCATGCTGTCTTGATCGAAGAAATCGGTGCGCGGCGTCTTAGCCACGGGTTGCCCATTGATGGTGAGCTGCTTGTTCAAGTAAGCCACTTCATCACCGGGAACGCCTACAACACGCTTGATGTAGTCCAAGCTAGGTTTGGGGGGGTAACGAAACACCATCACGTCGCCGCGCTGCACTGGGTTGCCCTCAGTGAGTTTGATATTGAGAACAGGCAAGCGCACGCCGTAGTGGTATTTGTTCACCAAGATCAAGTCGCCTACCAGCAAGGTGGGGATCATCGAACCCGATGGAATTTTGAACGGCTCAAATAAAAACGAGCGCAGCACAAACACCACGGCGATGACGGGGAACAAGCCCGCTGTCCAATCCAGCCACCAAGGCTGCATGTACAAACGTTCTTTGGCTTCAGCCACATTCACATCGGTTTGGGTGATACCTTGTGCATGCAACTCTGCTGTGCGTTTATCGGCTTGGGCTTGCAGCGCGTCAGCCGCAGCTTTGCGTTGTGGCAAGAAGTAGAACTGCTCGGCCAACCAGTAAATACCAGTCACCACGGTGGCCATGAACATGAGCAAGGCAAAGTTGCCTTCGATCATGCCCACATACCAAAAACCGGCGTAGCCCACAAAGGCGGCCAGCACAAATGCGGTCAACGTTGCCATCATTCCTCCACTTGCAAAATAGCCAAGAAGGCTTCTTGCGGCACTTCCACCGAGCCAATTTGCTTCATGCGTTTCTTACCTGCTTTTTGCTTCTCAAGCAGTTTGCGTTTACGGGTGATGTCACCCCCGTAGCATTTTGCCAGCACGTTCTTGCGCAGAGCCTTGATGGTTTCGCGCGCAATGATGTTGGAGCCGATGGCGGCTTGAATGGCCACGTCATACATCTGACGGCTGATGATCTCGCGCATCTTGGCCACTACCGCGCGGCCACGGTACTGAGACTGTGAGCGGTGCACGATGATGGACAAAGCATCCACCTTCTCGCCGTTGAGCAAGATGTCAACCTTCACCACGTCAGACGCGCGGTACTCTTTGAACTCATAGTCCATCGAGGCATAGCCGCGTGACACCGATTTGAGCTTGTCAAAGAAGTCGAGCACGATCTCGCCCAGCGGCATCTCGTAGGTCAGCATGACCTGACGACCGTGGTAGGCCATATTGATTTGCACACCACGCTTTTGGTTGGCTAGCGTCATCACGGGGCCCACATAGTCTTGCGGCATGTACAAGTGCACGGTCACGATGGGCTCGCGAATTTCGTGCAGCTTGCCTTGGTCAGGCATCTTGGATGGGTTTTCCACCATGATCACTTCATCACCGGGCATGACCACTTGGTACACCACGCTCGGCGCAGTCGTGATCAAGTCTTGGTCAAACTCGCGCTCCAAGCGCTCTTGCACGATTTCCATGTGCAAGAGCCCCAAGAAGCCGCAACGGAAACCAAAGCCCAAGGCTTGCGACACTTCTGGCTCGTATTGCAACGAGGCGTCATTGAGTTTGAGTTTTTCCAGCGCGTCGCGCAGGCCGTCGTATTGATTCGCTTCGGTGGGGTACAACCCAGCAAACACTTGGGGCTGAATTTCTTTAAAGCCAGGCAACGCTTCTTCGGCAGGGCCCAGGTTGTTAGGCAGCTTCTTTTCCAAAGTGATGGTGTCGCCCACTTTGGCCGCTTGCAGTTCTTTGATGCCAGCAATGATGTAGCCCACTTGACCGGCTTCGAGCGACTGACGTGGCTCGTTGGCGGGGGTAAACACACCCAAGTTATCGGCGTTATAGACGGCATTGGTCGCCATCATCTTGAAGCGTTCGCCTTTGGCCAAACGCCCATCGACCACGCGCACCAACATCACCACGCCGACGTAACTGTC
This window harbors:
- the acpS gene encoding holo-ACP synthase, whose protein sequence is MIYGIGTDICDIRRIRASLEKHGERFAQKVLSDAEMQTYRARSERWPERGVRYVATRFSAKEAFSKAIGMGMRMPMTWRLCEVAKLPSGQPTLVLHGVLKEWFEAKGLTAHVSVSDESDYATSYVVVETKN
- a CDS encoding pyridoxine 5'-phosphate synthase produces the protein MSEHTHTALSVNLNKVALVRNTRHLGIPSVTRAATLCLEAGAAGITVHPRPDERHIRAGDVHDLAALLKAWPDREFNIEGNPFHNLMDFVRQVRPHQVTFVPDSEGQFTSDHGWTFPQDAERLKPLIAEAKALGARVSLFMDPIPEAMAAAKAVGADRVELYTETYASAYGTPKQTEVLAAFKATAEAALAVGLGINAGHDLNRDNLHTFLTTVPGVQEVSIGHALIADALEMGYTETVRAYNACMPA
- the recO gene encoding DNA repair protein RecO, which produces MSRGIPRIQDEPAFVVHRYDWSESSLILETFTRHFGRVALVAKGAKKPTSNFRPVLLPLQPLHVSYSGDAEIRTLKGAEWVGGHIMPTGEALLSGYYINELLLRLLARDDPHPGLFDLYRQVVQVLASGHEGTIAPALRAFELLLLRDIGFLPELNAQTLTLSPLQPDALYVLVAEGGLRTHNAQDRTGLAGSVWLQLHDSLSTDAPFTATLRLCAEMPPEQRNALQGQLRALLHYHCGVNTLRTRQMMIDMQSL
- the era gene encoding GTPase Era, whose protein sequence is MASSDNKPQTLQDIDAMLAASKGNRVVASQAVVAPADQRCGLIAIVGKPNVGKSTLLNALVGQKISITSRKAQTTRHRITGMHTQGASQYVFVDTPGFQTIHGNALNKSLNKAVQGAVGDVDVVFLVVEAGSFTPADEKVLSLLAKGIPTILIANKLDSMKNRDEIMQWLQSMQDRHPFAEIVPMSAKNDKDVQRLLGIAEKYLPEQAWMYAADELTDRSEKFMAAEMVREKLFRLTGDELPYTSTVVIDKFEEEKGKTKGVKRMVRIAATIVVEREGHKAMVIGDKGERLKRMGMEARTELEKIYDAKVFLELWVKVRSGWADDAARVRSFGYE
- the rnc gene encoding ribonuclease III, encoding MTSRARTVRPSLSQQQIIETLQARLEYTFQNPALLTQALTHRSFSADHYERLEFLGDSVLNLAIANLLYKRLNTLPEGDLSRVRANLVKQDTLHHLAVELGLSGILRLGEGEMNSGGQKRPSILADALEAVLGAVYLDAGYATADALVQRIFAKVEINPEMQAVGKDAKTELQEWLQARKFKLPIYRVVGTLGAAHKQTFDVECEVPELARCERGIGGSRRAGEQAAAAAMLQVIKELK
- the lepB gene encoding signal peptidase I; amino-acid sequence: MATLTAFVLAAFVGYAGFWYVGMIEGNFALLMFMATVVTGIYWLAEQFYFLPQRKAAADALQAQADKRTAELHAQGITQTDVNVAEAKERLYMQPWWLDWTAGLFPVIAVVFVLRSFLFEPFKIPSGSMIPTLLVGDLILVNKYHYGVRLPVLNIKLTEGNPVQRGDVMVFRYPPKPSLDYIKRVVGVPGDEVAYLNKQLTINGQPVAKTPRTDFFDQDSMRYITQFEEKLPLGSKPTEMTGMRTHNVLNDKDRPAFIPGADDFVFKDNCRYTVEGVTCTVPEGHYFMMGDNRDNSLDSRYWGFVPEKNIVGKAFFVWMNFGSLSRIGAFQ
- the lepA gene encoding translation elongation factor 4; this translates as MNNIRNFSIIAHIDHGKSTLADRLIQRCGGLEERDMEAQVLDSMDIEKERGITIKAQTAALQYKAKDGQVYNLNLIDTPGHVDFSYEVSRSLSACEGALLVVDASQGVEAQTVANCYTALDLGVEVVPVLNKMDLPNADPDNAKAEVEDVIGIDATDAIPCSAKTGMGIEEILEAVVAKVPPPKGNKDAPLRAMIIDSWFDSYVGVVMLVRVVDGRLAKGERFKMMATNAVYNADNLGVFTPANEPRQSLEAGQVGYIIAGIKELQAAKVGDTITLEKKLPNNLGPAEEALPGFKEIQPQVFAGLYPTEANQYDGLRDALEKLKLNDASLQYEPEVSQALGFGFRCGFLGLLHMEIVQERLEREFDQDLITTAPSVVYQVVMPGDEVIMVENPSKMPDQGKLHEIREPIVTVHLYMPQDYVGPVMTLANQKRGVQINMAYHGRQVMLTYEMPLGEIVLDFFDKLKSVSRGYASMDYEFKEYRASDVVKVDILLNGEKVDALSIIVHRSQSQYRGRAVVAKMREIISRQMYDVAIQAAIGSNIIARETIKALRKNVLAKCYGGDITRKRKLLEKQKAGKKRMKQIGSVEVPQEAFLAILQVEE